A stretch of DNA from Brevibacillus ruminantium:
GTCAGATTATCGTGCCGGAACTTTTTCTCGCTGTTTTTGATTTCCTGCACCACGGATTTGGCATACCCTTTCATCTCGCCGATAAAGGCTTGCTTGTTCAGCTTTCCTTTGGCGATGGCAGCCAGCTTTTGTTCCCACTGGGCGGTCAGTGTGGGAGATTGCAGCTCATCAGGAACCAGCTCCAGCAGTTGTTTTCCTTTTGAGGTGACATGGATGTGCTTTCCTCTTTTTTCGATCAGAAACGTGTTAAACAGCTTGTCGATCACATCCGCCCGCGTCGCTACCGTGCCCAGGCCGCCTGTTTCGCCAATGGTTTGAATCAGCTCTTTCTTTTCATTGGCCATGTACCGGGCCGGATTCTCCATGGCAGACAGCAGCGTGGCCTCCGTAAAAGGCTCCGGCGGTTTCGTCTCGCCTGCTGTTTGCGAAAGGGTCGTGATCGGCAACCGATCTCCTTTGGACAGTCTGGGCAGCAGCTGCTCGCCTACTCCCTCTCGGCTGTCTTCTTCCTCCACATCATGATCGTAGACTTCCTTCCAGCCTTGAGCAATGACCCGCTTGCCCCTGGCAATGAACGACTGCTCTCCGATTTTCGCGTAAATGGAGGTCTGCTCATACTCAAACGGCGGAAACAGCACCGCCAGGAAGCGTCTGACCACCAGGTCGAAGATTCTCCGTTCCTTGTCGCTCAAATCACCCAGGAATACAGTTTGTTCCGTGGGGATGATGGCATGGTGATCGGATACCTTGCTGTCATCGACAAAGGACTTGTTTCCTTTGACCGGTGAACGGAGCAATTTCGCCGCAAACGGGGCGTACGGCTTGATCTGGACCGCCTTGATCCGATCGGGCAGCGTCTCCACAATATCGGAGGAGAGATAGCGGGAATCGGTCCGCGGATAGGTCAGCACCTTGTGATTTTCATAGAGACCCTGCATGATGGACAGCGTCTCTTTGGCCGAGTAGCCGAACAGCTTGTTGGCATCGCGCTGCAGCTCCGTCAAATCGTAGAGCTGGGGGGCAAAGCTCTTTTTGTTCGTTTTGGCAATGTCGACGATTTCGGCGTCCTTCCCTTTGAGCGACTTCAGGATCTGATCGCTAGTCTCCCGGGAAAAGGTTTTGATATCCTTGGTCTTCGCGTCCTGCCAGACCAGCTTTAGATTGTTCTTTGCCACGGCTGTGATCCCGTAAAACGGCCGCGGTGTAAACTCCCGGATTTCCTGCTCCCGCCGGGCGATGATCGCCAGGGTCGGCGTCTGCACACGGCCGCAGGAGAGCTGGGCATTGTGCTTGCAGGTGAGCGCGCGCGTCGCGTTAATGCCCACAACCCAATCCGCCTCGGCACGGGCAGCCGCAGAAGCGTACAGCGGCTCGAATTCCTTGCCCTCTTTTAACCGGCGAAAACCGTCCTTGATCGCTTTATCCGTAACAGATGAAATCCAGAGACGCTTGATCGGCTTGTGCACCCGCGCCATCTCGATGATCCATCTGCCGACAAGCTCACCTTCCCGTCCCGCATCGGTAGCGATGACGATCTCCCTGACATCCTTTCGGTTCAGCTGATGCTTCACCGTGTGAAACTGCTTGCTGCTCTCCTTGATCACCACCAGCCGGAAGGAAGACGGCAGGATCGGCAAATCCTCGATTTTCCATGAGCTGAACTGCTCCCCGTATACTTCCGGATCAGCCAGGGTCACCAGATGGCCCAAAGCCCAGGTAACAATATATTTCTCGCCTTCAAAAAAGCCGTTTCCTTTTTTATGACAATGCAAGACTCTCGCGATATCCCGTCCCACAGAAGGCTTTTCAGCCAGTACCAGTGTTTTGCTCATCTTTGACATCCTTTCACGGGGGATGAAAATAAAAAAACCCCTTCTCCCATCATAATCAATTTGACGGGAAATGAACAATGCCGACGGATGAGGACTGGCTGGCCGCTCTCTTCGCCGCTATGTACCCAGCACTTTACGGATCGACCATTCGATCCTTTCCATTTGCAGCGGCTTGGCAATAAAATCCTGCGCTCCTGCGTGAATTGCTTTGATCACCACTTCCCGCTGGGCAACGGCGGAGCAGATGATGATTTTGGCCTCCCGATCAAATTCGATGATTTTCTGAACCGCACTTAAACCGTCCATACCCGGCATCGCTATATCCATCAGCACAAGCTCTGGCCGATACAAGCGATACTTTCTGACGGCGTCTTCCCCGGACATGGCTTCCGCAGCGATCCCAAAGCCCAGAGATTGAATCATATTGCTCATCATATACCTGATTAACACAGCATCGTCAACGATCATAATGCTTTTCCTAGCATTCATAGTACACCCGCCTGCCTGCCTACCTGTCATTCACCTCGCGTGAACAACATGTGTGAAAAATCTCACACCCATTCTATCGTTATGGTCTGAACAATTTCTAAACAAAACGATGATGACCATTTTGCGGACAACAAGAATGCACGCCGCTCCCCAATATTTACAACCCGATTCGCTTCCCTTACCATGAAGAAGGGAACACGGTTCCAAAGAGGGGAGAAAGGCCATGGCAAATGTTCAATCCTTGGAACGTGCGCTTCGTTTGTTGCAGACATTGTCCGACTATCCTGACGGCATGCAGATTACCCGTTTAGCAGAGCAAGCGGGCTTGTCCAAGAGCACCACGCACCGGCTTTTGGCCACTCTGCTGAAAATGAACTACGTCGTCAAAGACGAAGAGTCGGACAAGTACAAGCTCGGCTTTCAATTGATCTATCTGGCCCGCAATATCCTGAGCGGAATGGATGTCATTTCTGTAGCAAAGCCGTATTTGCAAAGATTGTCCGGGGACGTCAATGAGACCGTTCACCTTTGCATGGAAGACCGTCATGAAGTCATCTATGTCGATAAAATAGAGAGTACGCAAACGATCCGCATGTTCTCGCGCATTGGAAGCCGCGCACCGATGTATTGTACGGGTGTGGGCAAAGTGCTTTTGGCGGGCATGAAGCAGGACGCCTATGAGCGGGCTGTTTCTACCTTTGATTTTGTCGCCAAAACGCCTAGAACCATTACGTCCAAAGAAGTGCTGGATGCAGAAATCAAGTTGATCCAAACACAAGGCTTTGCGCTGGACAACATCGAAAACGAGGATGGGATTCGCTGCATCGCCGCTCCTATCTTTGACTATCAGGGCAAGGTAATCGCCAGCTTCAGCATCGCCGGTCCGAGCAGCCGGATCACGATAGAGCGGGTGCAGGATGAGCTGGTCGGGAAAATGAAAGAGACGTCGGCAAGTATTTCGCGGGAATTGGGATACCAAAGCTAAGGCCACATTCGTTTCCCAGCTAAATGCTTCCGACCGATCAAACAAACCCGGAGCCACAGTCGCTCCGGGTTTGTTGCCAGCGGGAAAGCTCTTATTTGCGTCTTTTCCTACATGAACACAAAGTAGATCACAGCAGCCAGAACCAACCGGTAAATCGCAAACGGCACGAGCTTAACGCGGTTGATCAGCTTCAAAAAGAAGCGAATGAAGACCAGGGCAAACACAAAGGCACTGATAAAACCGATGACGAAAAAGGGGACGACATCCATCGTGATGGCATGCCAGCTTTTTAAAAGCGAGAGAAAGCTTGCTCCAGCCATGATCGGAACAGCCATGATAAAGGTAAAGTCAGCAGCTGCCCGGTGACTCATCCCCAGCAAAACCCCGCCAGAGATCGTCGATCCCGATCGTGAAAAACCTGGCCAAAGTGATAAGCATTGGACCAAACCGACCACCAGAGCCTGTTTATAGGTGATCTGATCTACGGTATCAATCTTTGGACGTCCCGGACGGAACCAGTCCGCTACGATCATCAGCAGCGCACCCAGTACAAGACCGATGACAACCGTCTTTGTCGAAAACAGGTGTTCATCAATGTAATCATTAAACAGAACCCCGACGACCCCCGCAGGTATGAGCCCAACCAGAACAGTCAACAAATTGAGACGAGGTCCATCCGTTTCCCGGCCGCGAAGTTTCTTCAAGCCCAGCAAATTCAAGAAGCGATCCCACATCAGAACCACCACTGCCAAAACCGAGCCCAACTGGATCACCACTTTAAAGGTGTTGGCTACCCCTGGCGTAAACATGTTTTGGGTCTGGAACAAAAAATCGTCGACGATAATCATATGGCCGGTCGAGGAGACTGGCGCAAACTCCGTAAGCCCCTCGACAAGACCCAGAACAACCGCTACAAATGCTTCCCACAGATTCAATGGTTTCACTCTCCCATATTTCGAAAACGTTGCCCGTAACTCAGACAGAAAGATTAATTTGCCACAACTTCCCAATTTTCATTCACCTGTGCCTGTATGACTCTTCGCTCCAGGATGTAGGAGGCCAAAAGCTCTGCCACATCGATGGAAATCTCCTTCACCACAGGCTTCTGCCGAAACATGAAGTAATTTCCACCGCCGCCTGCCCGGTAATTGTTCATCACAACCTCGTACTCGGCATCCATCTCCAGCGGCTGCCCATTTCGAGTCAAGCTGACGATCCGCTGACCGACTGGCCTTGCCACGTTGATCCGGTATTCGATTCCCTCCCACATGTCGTAATTGTAATGCTGCGGTTTGGGATGAAGAAAGCGCGGATTGACCACGATTTTACCCGCATCATCGAGCGCGAAATAGTCCGCTGTCTGCTCCAGCGCAGCCCTGATGTCGCTCCCCTTTACCCGCAAGACCGTCAATGTGTTGGGATAGATGTAGTTGCTGACGATATCACGCATGGTGACTTCGGCCGGAAAACCCGGCGAGTGATCGTCAAACAGAGCGGTATTGGAAATCGCGGCCCCGGACACTTCCATCTGCACCCGATTGATAAATTCGACAAAGGCATTGTCTTTCAATCTGGCTGCCATCGGATCAAGCACCCTCATCTCTCCGGTAAAACGGCCAATCGGCTGATCCAGCCAGTGCTGCGTCTGCCATTCGTACTCCTCGGTGAGCGCCAAAAGCTGCGCATCCGCTTCTACTCCTTCCACCGAGAGCAGACTCGCCCGTTTCTCCGCAATCATCCATCCCGCTCCGTCCAGGACTAGCGTCAGCTCTACCTTCCCTAGGATTCTCCCGGCATGACCCGGCTGAATCACACAAACATCCTTTACAGTCCCAGTCAGCGTCCGATGCTGATGACCAGTCAAAAGTACATCGATTCCTTCCACTGCAGTACACAGCTCATACCCCTGGTTTTCGCCGGTCAAAACCTCAGTCGGCTCTCCCGTTTCCAGATCCCTCTCCAATCCGCCGTGATAGGCAACCACAACCACATCTACCTGCTCTTCCTCACGCAAGACCCGAACCCATCTGCGGGCGGTTTCCACCGGATCGAGAAAAGAGATGCCGGTAATATTCTCTTTCTTTTCCCAATTTGGAATGTAGGAAGTCGTCAAACCGAGAATGCCTACTCTCGGCCCCTTCTCAAACTCTTTGATCAGATATGGCTTGCCGAAAAACGGTTCTCCCGCTTCATTCGTCAGATTGGCGCTCAGCCAAGGGAATCGGCTCTCTCCGATCGCCTTTTCCAGAAAGGGCAGGCCGTAGTTGAATTCATGATTTCCAAGGACTGCTGCATCAAAGCCGAGCTCGTTCAGACAGAGGATGAGCGGATGGGCCGCTTCCGGCTTCAGACGTGCGTGATGGTACGTTAGAGGCGAGCCTTGGATCAGATCGCCGTTATCAATCACCAGCAGATGCTCTGCCTGCTTGCGCTCCGCTTTGATGAGCGTCGCCGCCTTGGCAATCCCCAGATCGCTCGGCTCATGGTTGGCGTATGAGTGCGGGTAGATATAGCCGTGCAGATCGCTGGTTTGCAAAATCGTCAATCTCTGTTTGCCTTTCTCTGTAGTCATTTCACTCACTCCCTCATGCCATTTGGATACGTCTGAATCCATGCTGAAATTCAATCATGGAGAGTCCTACCTTTATGAATGATAGAGAGATAAATCATCACAAATTTCGGCAGGAATCGACGCAACCCTTTGTATTTGCGCGATCATTTACATAAATTTCAAGTTGTTCACATTGGCTTAACAAAATTCATCTTTTACTCGCCCATAAAAAAACTCTCCCTGCGAGATGCAGCGAAAGGCATAATTTCATCCCATATGGTCGAGGTGCATTTTTTTCGGGCTCTGGAAAAAAATCGCCTTTGATTTCACAATCGCGGACGTTCCTCCTTTTTTCAAAAAGCGCCTGACCCGTCAGAAAATACCGGAATGGTATATAGTAAGATGATGGGATTTTGCGCCCTGAACAGAATCTGAAAGATCGGTTGGTGAAAAAAATTGAAACAAACCATCCTGCTTATTGAGGATGATCATTCAATCAGTGAAATGATTACGGACTATTTAACCAAAGAAGGATTCCAAATCGTGCAGGCCTTTGATGGAGAGGAAGCCATGCTCACGTTTCGCCAACGCTCCTTTGATGTAATCCTTTTGGACCTGATGCTGCCCAAGCGAAATGGCATGGACCTGTTAAAAATCATAAGAGAAGAGAGCATCGTACCGGTCCTGATTATCTCTGCCAAGGACGGCGATGTAGAGAAGGCGCTGGGCCTCGGGTTTGGGGCCGATGACTATATCGTCAAGCCGTTTTCGATGATTGAGCTGTCAGCGAGAGTGAAGGCCGCCATCCGCAGAGCTACTCAATATACCGCTGACGCTGGCACGGGTACTGGCGAGACTGTTGTACCCCCTTCGGTGATTCGTGTCCATGAGCTGACACTGGATATCGAGAATATTCAGGTCACCAAACAGGGACAGGAGATTAAGCTTACCGCAAAGGAATGGCACATCCTCAAGCTGTTTTTTACGAATCCTAAAAAGGTGTTTACGAAAGAACAAATCTACCGGTCTGTTTGGAACGACGAGTATTACGGCGATGAGAACATTATCAACGTACACATGAGCCGACTGCGAGAAAAAATCGAGGACAATCCTTCCAGCCCCCAATACATCAAAACGCTCTGGGGGATCGGGTACAAGCTGGGGGAATTTTAACATGGTAACTCTGCTTTTGGTGATCGCCATCGCTTCTGTCATCGTCAGCGTCATCCTCTACCAACGAAAGAAGGTGCGGGATCGAAACCTGGGATATATGGCTGAAAAGCTGAATGCACTCGTTACTGACAGCTCGTCCGAGCAGCTTTTGCTCATGACAGATGATCAGCATCTGCAAACGCTGCTGATTGAGATCAACCGTTTGTTGGACGACAATCGAAAGGGGCATGCCCAGTTTTCACGGACCGAGCATTCGATGAAAAAAATGCTGGCCAATATCTCGCATGATCTCAAAACCCCGTTAACGGTTGTTCTCGGTTATATCGAAATGATCCAGAATGATCCCGATGTTCACCCAGAGGAAAGAGACCGGCTGCTCGGCAATATTCATAAAAAAACGCTGGAGATTATCTCCCTGATGAATGCATTTTTTGATCTGGCTAAATTGGAGTCGGGGGATAAAGAAATTCCGCTAGCCAAAGTACAAATCAATGAGATTTGCAGACAAAACATCCTTTCCTTTTATGATTTGATTCAGTCAAAAGGCTGCGAAGCGGTGATCCACATCCCGGACGAGCCTGTTTTTGTCCAGGGAAATGAAGAGGCGCTCACCAGTGTTTTGGACAACCTGATCTCCAACGCGATCCGGTATGGCGGAGATGGAAAAACGATCGGTCTGACATTGTCCTACGATGAGAAAAAGGTCTACATCGAGGTTTGGGACCGCGGAAAAGGGATTCGTGAACCGTATCAGGAGCTTGTATTTGAGCGAATGTTCACGCTGGAGGAATCTCGTAACCGATCTTTTCAAGGCAGCGGCCTGGGTTTGACGATCACGAAAAGACTTGTGGAGGAAATGGGCGGGGAGATTCTGCTCCAGAGCAAGCCGTTTCACAAAACGACGTTTACGGTCCAATTACAGCGCTGGACGTGACCCTGTCACAAACGTAAGGTTTTCGTAAGAATCAAGAAAGTAAAAAGAAACAGTCCATCGCTACAATGAAGACCAGAACAGAAAGGAGGGCGGATGTGTGACTTACATCGTAACCACCAACCGTTTAACCAAATCCTTTGATGGAAAAGAAGTCGTCTCCAACGTCAACATGAAGATTCGAAAAGGGGAGATCTACGGCTTTCTCGGTCCCAACGGCGCCGGGAAAACAACCGTCTTGAAGATGCTCACAAATCTGGTCAAGCCGACGGCTGGAGAAATCCGCATTTTTCAGCAACCGCTGGCCCCGTCTTCGTATGAGCTATTCAAACGGATGGGCAACATGATCGAGTACCCGATCTTTTACGAAAAACTGACAGCCCGGGAGAATCTGGAGCTTCACTGTGTATACATGGGTTATCACGACAAACGGGCGATCGGGGAAGCCCTGGAGATGGTCAACTTGACCAATATCGACAACAAGCCTGTGAAGAACTTTTCACTGGGGATGAAGCAACGGCTTGGTATTGCCAGGGCCCTGGTCACCAAGCCTGAGCTTCTCTTGCTGGATGAACCGATCAATGGTCTCGATCCGGTGGGCATCAAAGAGATGAGAAGCTTATTCCAGGTTTTAAGCAAAGAATACGGCACGACATTGCTGATCTCCAGCCATATTCTGGCGGAAATCGAACAGATCGCCGATACGATTGGCGTGATCAGCAACGGCAGACTGATCGAACAGGTATCCATGGAGAGCATTCGCGGTCAAAATACCGAGTACATCGAACTGGTCACGACGAACCGGAACAAAGCGGTGACAGTTCTCGAATACAATCTCCAGATCAAGAATTTCAAAATCGTGGACGATAATATCATACGTATCTATGAAACGGGTGTGTCTCAATCAGCCATTTCCAAAACATTGATCCTGCATGATGTTGAGGTGGAAGCAATCAATAAAAGGACCACGACTCTGGAGGAATATTTTTTGAGACTCATCCGTGAAGACAACGCAAATACGCAGTTGCTCACATCCCGCTCATACTGAGGTGAAAAATGTTGTTTACATTGATGAAACTGGAATATAAAAAAATGAAATTGCGCTGGTATGTTTCCGGGGCTGTCCTGGCCAATCTGATCATTGTCGGTTTTCTTTGCCTAATAGGGTTTGTTCAAAACCTCGAGGGAGAGATGATCTTTACGGGCTATGAGGAAAGTCTGGTCATTATCGGCGCATTGGTCAGGTCAACCTTTATGATCTTTGCCGCTGTGCTGATCGCCAGGCTCGTTATCGGGGGGTACCGAAATAAAACCATCTTCCTGATGTTTACCTATCCGATCAGTCGAAAAAAGCTCATCGCGGCCAAACTTATGCTCATCGCTGGGCTGACCTTTCTGACGATTTTCCTGTCCAATCTGTTTGTCGCCGCTATGTTTATCAGTCTGAATACCTGGTTTCAGTTTATTCCCGGAGAATTCCCGGCAGATCGAATCGGTGAGCAGGTAGCAAGCATGATTGTCTTTGCCATTGGTGCCGCTGGAACCAGTCTGATTCCGCTCTATTTCGGCATGCGGAAATACTCTGTTCCCGCTACCATTGTTTCCGCTGTATTGATCGTGACACTAACCACTCAGAACAGTCCGGGATTTTCACTGGCTTCCATCGTCTATATTCCGCTTGCTCTGGCTGTTGTAGGCATCTTTATTTCGTATTGGTCCATTCGTCAAGTGGAAGAGGCAGACATTGTCTAGAAAAATCGAGCCGTACACCGGAAAAGAGACGGGAGGCGAACGGTCGTGATGAAGCAGAAAATTTTCGGATGGGGTTTGGCGATTTCTTTGATCTCTTTGGTCATCAATCTGATCTTTTTGGACGTAATCCAGATTTTCGCCTGCGGTGTACTGGCGCTGGTGGCGGGGGTTGGGTACCTGGGCGCGAAAAAAGAGCGTTCATGATAAAAAGCTGACACCTGTTAACGACCAGGCGTCAGCTTTCGATTTTTGAACTTTTATACAATGTCGATCCCTTTTACAGGCCGATGGAGACAAATTTGGTTTCCAGGTATTCATCCATGCCGAAATGTCCGCCTTCGCGGCCGATTCCGCTTTCCTTGAAGCCGCCGAACGGCGCCTGTGTCTGGGTCGGCGAACCGTCGTTGATGCCGACGATGCCGTACTCCAGCTCCTCCGCCATGCGGAAGCAGCGCTGGTTGTCACGGGTGTAGACATAGGCTGCCAGACCGTAGCGCGTGTTGTTTGCCAGCTTCAGCACCTCCGCCTCATCCGTGAAACGAACCATCGGCACGACGGGACCAAAGGTTTCCTCGTAGGAGATTTTCATCTCGTCCGTCACATCGGCGATCACGGTCGGTTCACAGTAGAAGCCTTTGGCGTAATCGCCCTCGGTCAGACGTTTGCCGCCGTAGACCACCTGGCCGCCCTTGCTCCTGGCATCCTCGATATGCTCCAGCACCTTGTTCAGCGCACGCTCATTGACCAGCGGACCAATTTCTGTTCCTTTCTCGCGGCCATCGCCGACCTTGGTCTGCTTCAGACGCTCGACCAGCTTTTCCGTGAAGGCGTCTGCCACTTCCTCATGGACGTAGAGGCGGTTGGTACAGATGCACATTTGACCGGAGTTGCGGAACTTGCTTTCAAACAGACCTTTGACCGCCGCGTCCAGATCGGCATCCGGGAACACGATGAACGGCGCATGACCGCCCAGCTCCATGCTGACGCGCTTCACTTGTTTGGCCGCCCCTTCCATCAGAAGCTTGCCGACACGGGTGGAACCGGTAAAGGCGATTTTGCTCAGCTTCGGATTGTCGATAAACTCCTGGCCGATTGCCTCCGGCTTGCCGATGACGAGGTTGACGACACCTTTGGGGAAACCGGCCTCCTCGATCAGTTCAAACAGGCGAATCGCAGACAACGGCGTGCTTTCCGCCGGCTTCAGCACTACGGTGCAGCCTGCCGCCAGGGCTGGGGCGATTTTGCGTGCGACCATGTTGACCGGGAAGTTCCACGGGGTGATTGCGCCTACCGTGCCTACGGGCTGCTTGAGCACCATAATGCGTTTGTTCGCAAGCGAGGAGGGAATCGTTTCGCCGTATACCCGTTTTGCTTCCTCCGCGTACCAGACGAAGTTATCCGCTGCGCCCAGGACCTCCCCTTTGGCTTCGCCAAGCGGCTTGCCCATCTCTGCCGAGATAATGCCTGCCAGCTCATCGCGGCTTTTTCTCACCAGCTCGGACAGGTTGTACAGGTATTTGGAACGCTCGCGTGCAGTCAGGCGGGACCAGCCTGCAAATGCCTGATGCGCCGCTTCAATCGCTTTGTTGGCATCGCGGTCATCGCCGAAGGCCACGGTCCCCACGACTTCGCCCGTAGCCGGGTTGACGATTTGAACAGTCTCTCCGCTTTCCGCGGATACCCATTCTCCATTGATATACATGTGCTTGCTCTCTCCCATGTACGCTCGCTCCTCTCAATCATGTGAATAGATCGGTTTCAAAGCTTCAAACGGATTTTTGCAGTGCCGGCAGTACAAAATGCTGCGGCAAGCTGCCGGTCCAAACAGGTTCTCCAGCTGTGTATACGGTGAATCGCAGTAGGGACAGCTCACTTCCCACGGATCGCCCGGCTTGAAATCAAGCGGCGGAGGGGCGATGCCGAAGCTGCGCAGTTTATCCCGGGCGTCCATCGCGATGCGATCCGAAGTCCACGGGGGATCGTAGACGAAGTGAACCTGCACGTCGCGGATGCCCTCTGCTTCCGCCAGTTTTTCCGTGATGTTCTTCTTCATGATTTCCAGGGCAGGGCAGCCGACAAAGGTGGGCAGCACCTCGATGCGCGCTGCTCCCTCTTCCACCCGAACGTCGTGAATCATGCCCATCTCTACCATGCTGATCACCGGAATTTCCGGATCTTTGACTTCCTGCAGCAGTTCCCAGCATGCCGCTTCCAGCCCTTCATTTCTTACCTGCGTCATGCGGATCACCCCTTTTACCAGCTTGCAGCCGGATCGATGCGGTACACTTCAGACAAGGTTGCGAGCGCGATGGCCAAGTCAGCGGTATGCTCTCCGCTCCGGCCCTTTTCTTGCGGTTTGCCAGGTTCGCCCGGCCATTTCAGCCCGGCTCCCTCAAAGACTTCTTTTGTTTTGTTCAGCCACTTTTGCTTGAGCAGCTCTTCGCCGGTGATCAGACCGAAGCGAACGATATTTGCCGCATGGGGTCCAAGCTCATACAGCTCGCCTGCATCCTCCCATACTTTTGTGATCGCGGCCTCCAGCTTTTGCCGAGCCTCTGCTGTGCTGTTCGCAAGCTGCTTCAGCCATACCTGCCAATGCATCAGATGGTAGCGGTGCTCGGTCAGCATCTTGCGGCTGACCAGCCCGAGCGGTGCGTACGAGGAATCCCGCAGCGCCTCCAGCCGCACCAGCTTATGAAGTCCGTACACATAGCTCCGGACGATTGCGTATGCCCAGTCGTAATGCGGATCGTCGTTGTAGTCTCCGGTTCCGTTTTTGCGCTCGACCAAAATGGCGTTGCGGAACTCGCCTGCTTCACGCAGCTGGGCGAGATCATCGGCTTTGCCCGAGCCCAGTTCTTCCAGCATTTCATAGAACATCACCGCATGTCCCATCATGTCCTGTGACATGGAGGAAAAGGCAACATCTTCTTCAATATGCGGCGCCAGGCCGAGCCATTCCGATCCCCGGTACGCCAGAATAAAATCATCGTCGGCAAGCTGGAACAGGAGATCAGTCAAGGCTTGCGCGTATTCCTGGTTTTGTTTTGCTTGTTCAACTGTTTCTACACGAGTTTGGTCGCCCATGTGATTGCCTCCTCCTTTTCAACTGCCGTTGCTTGCCTGTTTCTGTTTTTCATCGTACTGTTCTTTGTGGTAGCGCCATCTGGCCTGCAAATCGCCATAGCCTTTTGTCTCCCGATAGCTC
This window harbors:
- a CDS encoding DNA topoisomerase III, encoding MSKTLVLAEKPSVGRDIARVLHCHKKGNGFFEGEKYIVTWALGHLVTLADPEVYGEQFSSWKIEDLPILPSSFRLVVIKESSKQFHTVKHQLNRKDVREIVIATDAGREGELVGRWIIEMARVHKPIKRLWISSVTDKAIKDGFRRLKEGKEFEPLYASAAARAEADWVVGINATRALTCKHNAQLSCGRVQTPTLAIIARREQEIREFTPRPFYGITAVAKNNLKLVWQDAKTKDIKTFSRETSDQILKSLKGKDAEIVDIAKTNKKSFAPQLYDLTELQRDANKLFGYSAKETLSIMQGLYENHKVLTYPRTDSRYLSSDIVETLPDRIKAVQIKPYAPFAAKLLRSPVKGNKSFVDDSKVSDHHAIIPTEQTVFLGDLSDKERRIFDLVVRRFLAVLFPPFEYEQTSIYAKIGEQSFIARGKRVIAQGWKEVYDHDVEEEDSREGVGEQLLPRLSKGDRLPITTLSQTAGETKPPEPFTEATLLSAMENPARYMANEKKELIQTIGETGGLGTVATRADVIDKLFNTFLIEKRGKHIHVTSKGKQLLELVPDELQSPTLTAQWEQKLAAIAKGKLNKQAFIGEMKGYAKSVVQEIKNSEKKFRHDNLTRTKCPECGKFLLEVNGKKGKMMVCQDRECGYRKNIAKVTNARCPQCHKRLELRGEGEGQTFVCVCGHREKLSTFNERRSREKNTKMSKKEVSRFLREQSNDDDAMVNTALKDALAKLKLDQ
- a CDS encoding response regulator, with product MNARKSIMIVDDAVLIRYMMSNMIQSLGFGIAAEAMSGEDAVRKYRLYRPELVLMDIAMPGMDGLSAVQKIIEFDREAKIIICSAVAQREVVIKAIHAGAQDFIAKPLQMERIEWSIRKVLGT
- a CDS encoding IclR family transcriptional regulator, which produces MANVQSLERALRLLQTLSDYPDGMQITRLAEQAGLSKSTTHRLLATLLKMNYVVKDEESDKYKLGFQLIYLARNILSGMDVISVAKPYLQRLSGDVNETVHLCMEDRHEVIYVDKIESTQTIRMFSRIGSRAPMYCTGVGKVLLAGMKQDAYERAVSTFDFVAKTPRTITSKEVLDAEIKLIQTQGFALDNIENEDGIRCIAAPIFDYQGKVIASFSIAGPSSRITIERVQDELVGKMKETSASISRELGYQS
- a CDS encoding undecaprenyl-diphosphate phosphatase → MNLWEAFVAVVLGLVEGLTEFAPVSSTGHMIIVDDFLFQTQNMFTPGVANTFKVVIQLGSVLAVVVLMWDRFLNLLGLKKLRGRETDGPRLNLLTVLVGLIPAGVVGVLFNDYIDEHLFSTKTVVIGLVLGALLMIVADWFRPGRPKIDTVDQITYKQALVVGLVQCLSLWPGFSRSGSTISGGVLLGMSHRAAADFTFIMAVPIMAGASFLSLLKSWHAITMDVVPFFVIGFISAFVFALVFIRFFLKLINRVKLVPFAIYRLVLAAVIYFVFM
- a CDS encoding bifunctional metallophosphatase/5'-nucleotidase, whose translation is MTTEKGKQRLTILQTSDLHGYIYPHSYANHEPSDLGIAKAATLIKAERKQAEHLLVIDNGDLIQGSPLTYHHARLKPEAAHPLILCLNELGFDAAVLGNHEFNYGLPFLEKAIGESRFPWLSANLTNEAGEPFFGKPYLIKEFEKGPRVGILGLTTSYIPNWEKKENITGISFLDPVETARRWVRVLREEEQVDVVVVAYHGGLERDLETGEPTEVLTGENQGYELCTAVEGIDVLLTGHQHRTLTGTVKDVCVIQPGHAGRILGKVELTLVLDGAGWMIAEKRASLLSVEGVEADAQLLALTEEYEWQTQHWLDQPIGRFTGEMRVLDPMAARLKDNAFVEFINRVQMEVSGAAISNTALFDDHSPGFPAEVTMRDIVSNYIYPNTLTVLRVKGSDIRAALEQTADYFALDDAGKIVVNPRFLHPKPQHYNYDMWEGIEYRINVARPVGQRIVSLTRNGQPLEMDAEYEVVMNNYRAGGGGNYFMFRQKPVVKEISIDVAELLASYILERRVIQAQVNENWEVVAN
- a CDS encoding response regulator transcription factor translates to MITDYLTKEGFQIVQAFDGEEAMLTFRQRSFDVILLDLMLPKRNGMDLLKIIREESIVPVLIISAKDGDVEKALGLGFGADDYIVKPFSMIELSARVKAAIRRATQYTADAGTGTGETVVPPSVIRVHELTLDIENIQVTKQGQEIKLTAKEWHILKLFFTNPKKVFTKEQIYRSVWNDEYYGDENIINVHMSRLREKIEDNPSSPQYIKTLWGIGYKLGEF
- a CDS encoding sensor histidine kinase is translated as MVTLLLVIAIASVIVSVILYQRKKVRDRNLGYMAEKLNALVTDSSSEQLLLMTDDQHLQTLLIEINRLLDDNRKGHAQFSRTEHSMKKMLANISHDLKTPLTVVLGYIEMIQNDPDVHPEERDRLLGNIHKKTLEIISLMNAFFDLAKLESGDKEIPLAKVQINEICRQNILSFYDLIQSKGCEAVIHIPDEPVFVQGNEEALTSVLDNLISNAIRYGGDGKTIGLTLSYDEKKVYIEVWDRGKGIREPYQELVFERMFTLEESRNRSFQGSGLGLTITKRLVEEMGGEILLQSKPFHKTTFTVQLQRWT
- a CDS encoding ABC transporter ATP-binding protein, giving the protein MTYIVTTNRLTKSFDGKEVVSNVNMKIRKGEIYGFLGPNGAGKTTVLKMLTNLVKPTAGEIRIFQQPLAPSSYELFKRMGNMIEYPIFYEKLTARENLELHCVYMGYHDKRAIGEALEMVNLTNIDNKPVKNFSLGMKQRLGIARALVTKPELLLLDEPINGLDPVGIKEMRSLFQVLSKEYGTTLLISSHILAEIEQIADTIGVISNGRLIEQVSMESIRGQNTEYIELVTTNRNKAVTVLEYNLQIKNFKIVDDNIIRIYETGVSQSAISKTLILHDVEVEAINKRTTTLEEYFLRLIREDNANTQLLTSRSY